The proteins below are encoded in one region of Buttiauxella gaviniae:
- a CDS encoding carbohydrate kinase family protein: MSERSGIIAAGNMLVDHVHQIVQWPQRGWLAEIVHSERSTGGAPLNVLLTLAKMHVGLPLQAVGLVGDDHDGDYIMAMLDQYHVNRQHVHRTTFAPTSMSQVMTDPSGQRTFFHSPGANRLLDLPAFDRLETSFKIFHLGYLLLLDSLDMEDAEYGTRSARLLAMMAQQGYETSLDLVSRQGDPRYRPMVLPALQWLDYLVINELEAGEFSGLDIRHRDGTPHVEHIAQAASQLLEAGVRQRVVIHCPEGAWGVEPGKEGVWVPSFMLAQEEIVGSVGAGDAFCAGVLYGCHEKWPLIDSLKLAHACARANLLCANAIDGAKTLAELQNFINEQEK; the protein is encoded by the coding sequence ATGTCAGAGCGCAGCGGGATTATTGCCGCCGGAAATATGCTGGTCGACCATGTGCATCAAATTGTGCAGTGGCCGCAGCGCGGATGGCTGGCGGAGATTGTCCACAGCGAACGCTCAACGGGCGGGGCGCCGCTTAATGTGCTGCTGACGCTGGCCAAAATGCACGTTGGCTTGCCTTTGCAGGCGGTGGGTCTGGTGGGTGACGATCATGACGGCGACTACATTATGGCGATGCTTGACCAGTACCATGTGAATCGCCAGCACGTGCACCGCACCACTTTTGCGCCAACGTCCATGTCGCAGGTGATGACCGATCCCAGCGGGCAGCGCACCTTTTTCCACTCGCCCGGAGCGAATCGTCTGCTCGATTTACCCGCCTTTGACCGCCTGGAAACGTCATTCAAAATCTTCCATCTCGGTTATTTATTGCTGCTCGATAGCCTGGATATGGAAGACGCGGAGTACGGCACGCGCAGTGCCAGATTGCTGGCGATGATGGCGCAGCAGGGGTACGAAACCTCGCTGGATTTGGTGTCACGCCAGGGCGATCCGCGCTACCGCCCGATGGTGCTCCCTGCCCTGCAATGGCTGGATTATCTGGTGATTAATGAGCTGGAAGCCGGGGAGTTTAGCGGCCTGGACATTCGTCACAGGGACGGCACCCCGCATGTGGAACATATTGCTCAGGCGGCAAGCCAACTGCTCGAGGCGGGCGTGCGCCAGCGCGTCGTCATTCATTGCCCGGAAGGCGCGTGGGGCGTGGAGCCAGGCAAAGAAGGCGTGTGGGTGCCGTCATTTATGCTGGCTCAGGAAGAGATCGTCGGCAGCGTCGGGGCCGGAGACGCTTTTTGCGCCGGTGTCTTATATGGCTGCCATGAAAAATGGCCGCTAATAGACAGCCTGAAATTAGCCCATGCCTGCGCCCGCGCTAATCTTCTGTGCGCCAATGCGATAGATGGCGCGAAAACATTAGCGGAGTTACAGAATTTTATTAATGAGCAGGAGAAGTAA
- a CDS encoding ketose 1,6-bisphosphate aldolase has product MALISLADGLAHARANGYALGAFNVLDSHFLRALFAAAKQENSPFIINIAEVHFKYISLDSLVEAVKFEAARHDIPVVLNLDHGLHFEAVVRALRLGFSSVMFDGSTLEYEENVRQTREVVKMCHAVGVSVEAELGAVGGDEGGALYGEADSNKFTDPSRARDFVDRTGIDTLAVAIGNAHGKYKGEPKLDFDRLAAIRQQTGLPLVLHGGSGISDEDFRKAISLGIHKINFYTGMSQAALGAVEQRMNQRHAIYDEYAELLLGIEEAITDVVAQQMRIFGSSGKA; this is encoded by the coding sequence ATGGCATTAATATCACTTGCCGACGGTCTGGCTCACGCCCGGGCAAATGGCTATGCGTTAGGGGCGTTTAACGTCCTCGACAGCCATTTTTTGCGCGCGCTTTTCGCCGCCGCAAAGCAGGAAAACTCGCCGTTTATCATCAATATTGCCGAAGTTCACTTTAAGTATATTTCGCTGGATTCACTGGTCGAAGCCGTCAAATTCGAAGCGGCCCGCCACGATATTCCGGTGGTGCTTAATCTCGATCACGGCCTGCATTTTGAAGCGGTGGTTCGCGCTTTACGTCTCGGTTTTAGCTCGGTGATGTTTGATGGTTCTACACTTGAATATGAAGAGAACGTTCGCCAGACGCGGGAAGTGGTGAAAATGTGCCATGCGGTCGGCGTTTCGGTAGAGGCCGAACTGGGTGCGGTGGGCGGTGACGAAGGCGGAGCACTGTATGGCGAAGCCGACAGCAATAAATTTACCGATCCGTCCCGGGCGCGCGATTTTGTCGACAGAACCGGCATCGACACGCTGGCTGTCGCCATCGGCAACGCCCACGGGAAATACAAAGGCGAGCCGAAACTCGATTTCGACAGACTTGCCGCCATTCGCCAGCAAACCGGTTTGCCGCTGGTGTTGCACGGCGGGTCGGGCATTAGTGACGAAGATTTCAGAAAGGCGATAAGCCTCGGTATCCACAAGATAAATTTCTATACTGGCATGTCGCAGGCCGCACTCGGAGCTGTCGAGCAACGTATGAATCAGCGTCACGCCATTTATGACGAATACGCCGAACTGTTGCTGGGCATTGAAGAGGCGATTACCGATGTGGTGGCGCAGCAGATGCGCATTTTTGGCAGTTCGGGCAAAGCGTAA
- a CDS encoding D-lyxose/D-mannose isomerase gives MKRSEVNQILSQTRHFFTQHDVHLPPFASYDLTKWQQLDKAIWQEVFDLKLGWDVTAFGGDDFIAQGLTLFTLRNGSPEGAPYPKCYAEKIMHVREGQLTPMHFHWRKREDIINRGGGNLIVELWNSDQYEQTEESDVTVVIDGCCQTHAAGSQVRLSPGESICLVPGIYHSFWGEPGYGDVLVGEVSMVNDDDRDNRFLKPLERFNAITEDEPAQQLLCNEYRQHL, from the coding sequence ATGAAGCGTTCTGAGGTAAACCAGATCCTGTCCCAGACCCGCCATTTCTTTACGCAGCATGACGTCCACCTGCCGCCGTTCGCCTCGTATGACCTGACGAAATGGCAGCAACTGGATAAAGCTATCTGGCAGGAAGTTTTCGATCTCAAACTCGGCTGGGATGTGACGGCGTTTGGCGGCGACGATTTTATCGCACAGGGGCTGACACTGTTTACGCTGCGCAACGGTTCGCCGGAGGGGGCTCCCTACCCAAAATGCTACGCCGAAAAAATCATGCATGTCCGCGAAGGGCAGCTCACACCGATGCATTTTCACTGGCGCAAACGCGAGGACATTATCAATCGCGGCGGCGGGAATTTGATTGTCGAACTATGGAATTCCGATCAGTACGAGCAGACGGAAGAAAGCGATGTCACCGTCGTCATCGACGGATGCTGCCAGACCCACGCGGCGGGCAGCCAGGTGCGCCTGTCGCCAGGAGAGAGTATCTGCCTGGTGCCGGGGATTTACCACAGTTTTTGGGGCGAACCCGGTTATGGCGACGTGCTGGTGGGGGAAGTGTCGATGGTCAACGATGACGATCGCGATAACCGTTTCCTCAAGCCGCTGGAACGTTTTAACGCCATCACCGAAGACGAACCCGCGCAGCAGTTGCTGTGCAACGAATATCGCCAACACCTTTAA
- a CDS encoding ABC transporter substrate-binding protein yields the protein MRLKPIVTALLAGAMIAGAPFAQAKELKSIGVTVGDLANPFFVQITKGAELEARKLAGDNVKVTLVSSGYDLGQQVSQIDNFIAAKVDMIILNAADSKGIGPAVKRAKDAGIVVVAVDVAAEGADATITSNNTQAGEIACKYISDRLKEKGNVVIINGPPVSAVQNRVEGCLTEFKKHPEIKILSSNQNAKGSREGGLEVMTSLLAANPKIDGVFAINDPTAIGADLAAKQAQRNEFFIVGVDGSPDAEEALKRGGNTLFVATPAQDPQVMAAKAVEIGYDILQGKPAPKEPVLIPVTMIDKNNIGTYKGWTVK from the coding sequence ATGCGTTTGAAGCCGATAGTTACCGCATTACTCGCGGGAGCCATGATCGCCGGAGCACCGTTCGCTCAGGCAAAAGAACTCAAATCCATCGGGGTGACGGTAGGCGATCTCGCCAACCCCTTCTTCGTGCAGATAACCAAAGGTGCAGAGCTTGAAGCCCGAAAACTGGCGGGGGACAACGTGAAAGTGACGCTGGTGTCGAGCGGTTACGATCTCGGCCAGCAGGTGTCGCAGATCGATAACTTTATCGCCGCCAAAGTGGACATGATCATCCTGAACGCCGCGGATTCTAAAGGGATCGGGCCTGCGGTAAAACGTGCGAAAGATGCCGGGATCGTGGTAGTCGCGGTGGACGTGGCGGCGGAAGGTGCGGACGCAACGATCACCTCGAACAACACCCAGGCGGGTGAAATTGCCTGTAAGTACATTTCGGATCGCCTGAAAGAAAAAGGCAATGTGGTGATCATTAACGGGCCGCCGGTTTCCGCCGTGCAGAACCGTGTGGAAGGCTGTCTGACCGAGTTTAAAAAGCATCCTGAAATTAAGATCCTCTCTTCTAACCAGAACGCCAAAGGCAGCCGCGAAGGTGGCCTGGAAGTGATGACCTCATTGCTGGCGGCGAATCCGAAGATCGACGGCGTGTTTGCGATCAACGATCCGACGGCGATCGGTGCCGATCTGGCGGCGAAACAGGCGCAACGTAACGAGTTCTTTATCGTTGGCGTGGATGGTAGCCCGGATGCAGAAGAAGCGCTGAAACGCGGCGGAAATACGCTGTTTGTGGCTACGCCTGCACAAGACCCGCAGGTGATGGCGGCGAAAGCGGTGGAGATTGGGTATGACATTCTGCAAGGCAAGCCTGCGCCAAAAGAGCCGGTGCTGATTCCGGTGACGATGATCGATAAGAACAATATCGGGACGTATAAGGGCTGGACGGTGAAGTAA
- a CDS encoding ABC transporter permease subunit, with product MTNSGTPQHVAKSASLKKALFSDLMQTVGILPILILIVAVFGFITPNFFTESNLLNIARQSSINIVLAAGMTFIILTGGIDLSVGSILGTTAVTAMVVSLMPGWESLSIPAALMMGTGLGLFNGMLVAWAGLPPFIVTLGTYTALRGAAYLLADGTTVINSNINFEWIGNAYLGPIPWLVVIALAVIVVCWFILRRTTLGVHIYAVGGNMQAARLTGIKVWMVLLFVYGMSGLLSGLGGVMSASRLYSANGNLGMGYELDAIAAVILGGTSFVGGIGTITGTLVGALIIATLNNGMTLMGVSYFWQLVIKGAVIIIAVLIDKYRTRHHQSA from the coding sequence ATGACTAATTCAGGCACCCCGCAACACGTGGCAAAATCCGCTTCGCTAAAAAAAGCGCTGTTCAGCGATTTGATGCAAACTGTCGGCATTTTGCCCATTCTGATCCTGATCGTCGCCGTTTTTGGCTTTATCACGCCAAACTTTTTTACCGAATCTAACCTGCTGAATATCGCCCGTCAGTCCTCTATCAATATCGTTCTCGCTGCGGGTATGACGTTCATTATTTTGACCGGCGGTATCGACCTGTCGGTCGGCTCAATACTTGGTACGACGGCGGTCACCGCGATGGTGGTTTCGCTGATGCCGGGCTGGGAATCGCTGTCGATTCCCGCCGCGCTGATGATGGGCACCGGGCTTGGGCTGTTCAACGGCATGTTAGTCGCCTGGGCGGGGCTGCCGCCGTTTATCGTCACGCTCGGCACCTATACCGCCCTGCGCGGCGCGGCCTATCTGCTGGCTGACGGCACGACGGTGATTAACTCCAATATCAATTTTGAGTGGATTGGCAACGCGTATCTCGGCCCGATTCCGTGGCTGGTGGTGATTGCTCTGGCGGTGATTGTGGTGTGCTGGTTCATTCTCAGGCGCACCACGTTAGGCGTTCATATTTATGCGGTGGGCGGCAATATGCAGGCCGCACGTCTGACGGGCATCAAAGTGTGGATGGTGCTGCTGTTCGTTTACGGCATGAGCGGCTTGCTCTCCGGCCTTGGCGGCGTGATGAGCGCATCCCGGCTCTATAGCGCCAACGGTAACCTCGGCATGGGTTATGAGCTGGACGCCATCGCGGCGGTGATTCTCGGCGGGACCAGCTTTGTGGGCGGGATTGGCACAATCACCGGCACGCTGGTTGGCGCATTAATTATCGCCACGTTAAACAACGGCATGACGCTGATGGGCGTCTCGTATTTCTGGCAACTGGTGATCAAGGGGGCGGTGATCATCATTGCGGTGCTGATCGACAAATACCGTACCCGTCACCACCAAAGTGCATAA
- a CDS encoding sugar ABC transporter ATP-binding protein, protein MSSVPILEMRNIAKSFGKFYALKGVDLTVFPGEIHALMGENGAGKSTLMKILAGAYTATSGEILINGQPYSIKGPKDALNAGITLIYQEMQLAPNLTVAENIFLGSELSRGGLVKRKEMVMQAQTVIDRLGAQFKASDLVSRLTIAEQQQVEIARALHRNSRILVMDEPTAALSSRETHRLFELIMRLRDEGMAIIYISHRMAEVYELSDRVSVLRDGQYVGSLIRENLNANELVRMMVGRPLSDLFNKERDIPLGSVRLNVHHLTDGAKVQPVSLQVKSGEIVGLAGLVGAGRSELAQLIFGVRKSTGGSIEIDGKPVKIHSPREAIHHGIGFLTENRKEQGLFLELAAQDNITMATLERDAHYGWLDRKKAQTISDDAISLLNIRVPHAQVRAGGLSGGNQQKLLISRWVAIGPRILILDEPTRGVDVGAKSEIYRIMSQMAKQGVAILMISSELPEVVGMSDRVYVMREGSIAGELHAADITQENIMTLATGVEEAHKKAVNHD, encoded by the coding sequence ATGAGTAGCGTTCCCATTCTGGAGATGCGCAATATTGCCAAGTCATTCGGCAAGTTTTATGCGTTGAAAGGCGTCGACTTAACGGTTTTCCCCGGCGAAATTCACGCCTTAATGGGGGAAAACGGGGCCGGTAAAAGCACGCTGATGAAGATTTTGGCGGGGGCTTATACCGCCACCAGCGGCGAGATTTTAATTAACGGCCAGCCATACAGCATCAAAGGGCCGAAAGATGCGTTAAACGCAGGTATCACGCTGATTTATCAGGAGATGCAGCTCGCCCCAAACCTGACGGTCGCCGAAAACATTTTCCTCGGGAGCGAGCTTTCACGCGGCGGCTTAGTGAAGCGCAAAGAGATGGTAATGCAGGCGCAGACCGTTATCGACCGCCTGGGCGCACAGTTTAAAGCCAGCGACCTGGTGTCGCGCCTGACGATTGCCGAGCAGCAGCAGGTGGAAATCGCCCGCGCTCTGCACCGCAACAGTCGCATCTTAGTGATGGATGAACCCACCGCCGCGCTTTCGTCCCGTGAAACTCACCGCCTGTTTGAACTGATTATGCGTCTGCGCGACGAGGGCATGGCGATCATCTATATCAGCCACCGCATGGCAGAAGTGTATGAGCTTTCCGACCGCGTGAGCGTACTGCGCGACGGGCAGTATGTCGGCAGCCTGATACGCGAAAACCTTAACGCTAACGAGCTGGTGCGCATGATGGTGGGCCGCCCGCTGAGCGATCTGTTTAATAAAGAGCGTGATATTCCGCTGGGCAGCGTGCGTCTGAATGTCCATCACCTGACGGATGGCGCCAAGGTTCAGCCGGTGAGTTTACAGGTGAAATCCGGGGAGATCGTCGGCCTGGCGGGGCTGGTCGGCGCGGGGCGTTCTGAACTGGCGCAGCTTATCTTTGGCGTGCGTAAATCCACAGGCGGGAGCATCGAAATCGACGGCAAGCCCGTCAAAATTCATTCACCGCGTGAAGCTATTCACCACGGTATCGGCTTCCTGACCGAAAACCGCAAAGAGCAGGGTTTATTCCTCGAACTGGCCGCGCAAGACAACATCACTATGGCGACGCTGGAACGCGACGCGCACTACGGCTGGCTGGATCGCAAAAAAGCCCAGACCATCTCTGACGATGCTATCAGTCTGCTGAATATCCGCGTGCCACACGCGCAGGTTCGCGCCGGTGGGCTGTCCGGCGGCAATCAGCAGAAGCTACTGATCTCACGCTGGGTGGCGATCGGCCCGCGTATTTTGATCCTCGATGAGCCGACGCGTGGTGTGGATGTCGGTGCGAAAAGTGAGATCTACCGGATCATGAGCCAAATGGCGAAACAGGGCGTGGCGATCCTGATGATCTCCAGCGAGTTGCCGGAAGTCGTCGGCATGAGCGATCGCGTTTACGTGATGCGCGAAGGCAGTATTGCCGGGGAATTACACGCCGCAGACATTACGCAAGAAAACATTATGACGCTGGCGACCGGCGTAGAAGAGGCTCACAAAAAGGCGGTAAATCATGACTAA
- a CDS encoding Hcp family type VI secretion system effector, whose protein sequence is MANSIYLKLTGKTQGAISAGCMSLDSMGNKAQIAHLDQIMVYELNHRLTRIDNVNHHSLTIRKPIDKSSPLLSKSINDNEVLTCEFPVYRTNRFGMNELYYIIKLTEARICDIQLTIPHVVDDSKGLAEETVSFIYEAISWEHCTAGTSTYSLWMDRVF, encoded by the coding sequence ATGGCAAATTCCATTTATTTAAAACTTACCGGAAAAACTCAAGGCGCGATCTCTGCCGGATGCATGTCACTTGATTCAATGGGAAATAAAGCACAAATCGCACATTTGGACCAAATTATGGTGTATGAACTAAATCATCGCCTGACACGCATTGATAATGTCAACCATCACAGCCTGACCATCAGAAAACCTATTGATAAATCTTCACCATTATTAAGCAAATCAATTAATGACAATGAAGTTCTGACCTGTGAATTTCCTGTCTATCGCACTAACCGTTTTGGCATGAATGAACTGTATTATATTATAAAACTTACGGAAGCCCGCATTTGCGATATACAACTTACTATCCCCCATGTGGTAGATGATAGCAAAGGATTAGCCGAAGAGACGGTGTCATTTATATATGAGGCAATAAGTTGGGAACATTGTACCGCTGGAACGAGCACTTACAGTTTATGGATGGACCGTGTTTTTTAA
- a CDS encoding ATP-binding protein, producing the protein MPQPRTPFLTSARGRLLSFNLLVVAVTLMVCGVAVWGFNHASRLQEQVQGQTLSDMSGSMELARDTANVATAAVRLTQVVGALEYQSEAQRLQQTQQALQNSLDHLANAPLASHEPALVKRITDRSNELESSVTRMLELGHRRHLERNALLSALYQNQSYLHHIQDINARDGLAMPESRLLTEMDRLILIAIQTPSPKATVVQLSEVMAQLPLHADSPLVNEILQDLTTHLQQLLPLSQALENSDLGISWYMYHIKALVAFLNQDINQYVQRVAQESLNRTEQSHKELQSMIAFIGLFALLALVITGFAGWYIYRNLGSNLTAISHAMTRLARGERDVSVPALQRRDELGELARAFNVFARNTASLEHTSKLLKEKSTQLETTFHAMRDGFALFDNAGILVVWNPQYPLLLGLEPERLSRGQHYLTLLKQVTPLQEHILDNLSRPLPKPQELRLADNRTIELRFSPVPGRGMVNVVLERSERKALEEALVHSQKMKAVGQLTGGLAHDFNNLLAVIIGSLELTSTDSPDATRIQRALKAAERGAQLTQRLLAFSRKQSLHPHAVSMKNLLENLDPLIRHSLPAGLTLEIEAQHPAWPAWIDVNQLENAIINLVMNARDAMEGQSGTIKIRTWNQRVVRSSGRKQDMVALEVIDPGHGMSAEVKAQVFEPFFTTKQTGSGSGLGLSMVYGFVRQSGGRVQIESAPGQGTLVRLQLPRAPSQAASEALPEPLAANLEQDQLVLVLEDEHDVRQTLCEQLHQLGYLTLETSDSQQALQLLNDVPDIQIIISDLMLPGPMSGADVVQHAREHYPHLTCLLISGQDLRRSGQQLPQVELLRKPFNQQKLAQALRRARLQ; encoded by the coding sequence ATGCCGCAACCCCGCACACCCTTTCTCACCAGCGCTCGTGGCCGCCTGCTCTCCTTTAATCTGCTGGTGGTGGCGGTGACGTTGATGGTCTGCGGGGTGGCGGTGTGGGGTTTTAATCACGCGAGCCGTTTGCAGGAGCAGGTTCAGGGGCAAACGCTGAGTGATATGTCTGGCAGCATGGAGCTGGCGCGAGACACCGCGAATGTGGCGACGGCAGCGGTGCGGCTCACGCAAGTCGTGGGTGCGCTGGAATACCAGAGCGAAGCGCAGCGTTTGCAGCAAACTCAACAGGCGCTCCAGAACTCGCTTGATCACCTCGCCAATGCGCCGCTCGCCAGCCATGAGCCCGCGTTAGTCAAACGGATTACGGACCGCAGTAACGAGCTGGAAAGCAGCGTTACGCGCATGTTAGAGCTCGGTCATCGCCGCCATCTGGAACGTAACGCGCTGCTCAGTGCGCTCTATCAAAACCAAAGTTATCTGCATCATATTCAGGATATTAATGCTCGCGACGGCCTGGCGATGCCGGAATCCAGGCTGTTAACCGAAATGGACAGGCTGATCCTGATCGCCATTCAAACGCCTTCCCCAAAGGCGACGGTGGTGCAACTTAGCGAAGTGATGGCGCAGTTGCCGCTTCATGCCGATTCCCCGCTGGTTAATGAAATATTGCAGGATTTAACGACGCATTTGCAGCAATTGCTGCCGCTTTCCCAGGCATTAGAAAATAGCGACCTGGGGATCTCCTGGTACATGTATCACATCAAAGCGCTGGTGGCGTTTTTGAATCAGGACATCAATCAGTACGTGCAGAGAGTGGCGCAGGAGTCGCTAAACCGCACCGAGCAGAGCCATAAAGAGCTGCAATCGATGATTGCTTTTATCGGCCTGTTTGCCCTGCTGGCGCTGGTGATTACCGGTTTTGCTGGCTGGTATATTTACCGTAATCTTGGCTCGAATCTCACGGCGATTTCTCATGCGATGACGCGGCTGGCGCGTGGCGAGCGCGATGTCAGCGTGCCCGCGCTACAGCGGCGGGATGAACTGGGCGAGCTGGCGCGGGCATTCAACGTTTTTGCGCGCAACACCGCATCGCTTGAGCACACCTCGAAACTCCTTAAAGAAAAAAGCACCCAACTGGAAACCACTTTTCATGCGATGCGCGACGGCTTTGCGCTGTTTGATAACGCCGGGATTCTGGTGGTGTGGAACCCGCAATACCCGCTGTTGCTGGGGCTGGAACCCGAGCGCCTTTCGCGCGGGCAGCACTATCTCACGTTGCTAAAACAGGTAACGCCGCTTCAGGAGCATATTCTCGACAACCTTTCGCGCCCGTTACCCAAACCACAGGAACTCAGGCTTGCGGATAACCGGACTATCGAGCTGCGTTTTAGTCCGGTGCCGGGGCGCGGAATGGTCAACGTAGTGCTTGAGCGTAGCGAGCGCAAAGCGCTGGAGGAGGCGCTGGTGCACAGCCAGAAAATGAAAGCCGTGGGGCAGTTAACCGGCGGTTTAGCGCATGATTTTAATAACCTGCTGGCGGTGATCATCGGCAGTCTGGAGCTGACATCTACGGATTCGCCGGACGCCACGCGCATTCAGCGAGCCTTAAAAGCCGCCGAGCGCGGGGCGCAACTGACCCAGCGTTTGCTGGCCTTTTCCCGCAAGCAATCCCTGCACCCCCACGCGGTTTCGATGAAAAACCTGCTGGAAAACCTCGACCCGCTGATTCGCCACTCGCTGCCCGCCGGGCTCACTCTTGAGATTGAAGCCCAACATCCGGCGTGGCCCGCATGGATTGACGTTAATCAGCTTGAGAATGCGATTATCAACCTGGTGATGAACGCCCGCGACGCCATGGAAGGGCAAAGCGGCACCATTAAAATCCGCACCTGGAACCAGCGCGTGGTGCGCTCAAGCGGGCGTAAACAGGATATGGTCGCCCTGGAAGTGATCGACCCCGGACACGGAATGTCGGCGGAGGTAAAAGCCCAGGTCTTTGAGCCGTTCTTTACCACCAAACAGACCGGCAGCGGCAGCGGGCTGGGTTTATCCATGGTTTATGGATTTGTCCGTCAGTCTGGCGGGCGCGTGCAAATTGAAAGCGCGCCGGGGCAGGGAACGCTGGTGCGCCTGCAACTTCCACGCGCCCCTTCGCAGGCGGCGAGCGAAGCGCTACCGGAACCGCTGGCGGCGAATCTCGAGCAGGATCAATTGGTTCTGGTTCTGGAAGATGAACACGATGTGCGCCAGACGCTGTGCGAACAGTTGCATCAGCTTGGCTATTTGACACTGGAAACCAGCGACAGCCAGCAGGCGCTACAGCTACTCAACGATGTGCCGGATATTCAGATTATTATCAGCGATTTAATGCTGCCGGGACCTATGAGCGGGGCGGATGTTGTGCAGCACGCGCGTGAGCATTATCCGCATCTTACTTGCCTGCTAATTAGCGGCCAGGATTTGCGCCGCAGCGGGCAGCAATTGCCGCAGGTTGAGCTGCTGCGTAAGCCTTTTAATCAGCAAAAACTGGCGCAGGCGCTGCGGCGGGCCCGTCTCCAGTGA